A genomic stretch from Sphingobacterium sp. ML3W includes:
- a CDS encoding RagB/SusD family nutrient uptake outer membrane protein: MKFTIKNISKFSLALLILGGSMTSCTKNFEEYNKNNIGVTDEDLKGDGQDLVIFLRNAQMSIYNFSGAGDPNSYQVQQNLNADVYSGFFMSPTPFNSGQNNLNYAMVNGWNGEPFQVLYLNVIKAIDKLKKNGLAETYPALWGSALVIKVEAASRVTDIYGPIPYSQVGTSNTIPYDKQSDVYDSFFKELDEAVTVLKAYKADSPMAAKIDQIDLVFPNTDNQVRFKNWLKIANSLRLRLAMRLVKVDPQLAKTQAEKALDPANGGVLESNSDNFKVTVPTDGTYSNPLWFIAKNWADTRINATLSSYMVGLKDPRISKYMSPVSNDPTLTAVAGQYIGIRTGAEGIEKDKYQKLSALNTEGTTPTFTASTAPILMTAAEVYFLRAEAALRGWNNVGGTAQSLYEKGVETSFAQWGVSSGLSAYLNDNTSKAAAYKDPFNAENNAVSPSALTIKWNDAATNEEKLERIITQKWLAIFPEGQEAWSEFRRTGYPRLFPVVVNNSGGLIDTKIQIRRLPFPQNEYNTNKAEVQNAISLLGGPDNGGTRLWWDVAKGNF; this comes from the coding sequence ATGAAATTTACAATAAAAAATATATCCAAGTTCTCTCTTGCTCTTTTAATTTTAGGAGGCTCTATGACTAGCTGCACCAAAAATTTTGAAGAGTACAACAAAAACAATATTGGCGTTACAGATGAGGACTTAAAAGGAGACGGACAAGATCTTGTCATTTTCCTTCGGAACGCTCAAATGTCCATTTATAATTTTTCAGGTGCCGGCGATCCAAACTCATACCAGGTACAACAGAATTTGAATGCGGATGTTTATTCAGGCTTCTTCATGTCGCCAACACCGTTCAATAGTGGACAGAACAACCTCAATTATGCTATGGTAAATGGCTGGAATGGCGAACCTTTCCAAGTATTATACCTCAATGTCATCAAGGCGATCGATAAATTGAAAAAAAATGGTCTTGCGGAAACATACCCAGCATTATGGGGGTCCGCGCTAGTCATCAAAGTGGAAGCAGCAAGCCGGGTTACGGATATCTATGGTCCCATCCCCTACAGTCAGGTAGGTACATCCAATACAATCCCTTATGACAAACAGTCGGACGTGTACGATAGCTTTTTTAAAGAACTTGATGAAGCTGTAACGGTATTGAAGGCCTATAAAGCAGATAGTCCAATGGCGGCAAAAATCGACCAGATTGATTTGGTTTTTCCAAATACAGATAATCAGGTAAGATTTAAAAATTGGTTGAAAATTGCCAATTCCCTGCGCTTACGTCTTGCGATGCGTTTGGTTAAAGTTGACCCGCAGTTAGCAAAAACACAAGCAGAAAAAGCATTGGATCCAGCAAATGGTGGTGTTTTGGAAAGCAATTCCGATAATTTCAAGGTTACCGTACCTACTGACGGAACCTATAGCAATCCACTTTGGTTTATTGCCAAAAACTGGGCCGATACGCGTATCAATGCAACACTTTCGTCTTACATGGTCGGATTGAAAGATCCCCGGATCTCAAAATACATGTCCCCCGTTTCAAATGATCCTACACTGACAGCAGTTGCAGGTCAGTACATTGGTATTCGTACGGGTGCAGAGGGTATTGAAAAAGACAAATATCAAAAACTTTCAGCACTGAATACAGAAGGTACCACACCAACCTTCACCGCCAGTACGGCCCCCATTCTAATGACAGCTGCAGAAGTTTACTTCTTACGGGCCGAAGCAGCTTTAAGAGGCTGGAACAATGTCGGTGGAACAGCACAGTCGCTTTATGAGAAGGGCGTGGAGACTTCATTCGCACAGTGGGGTGTCAGCTCCGGTTTGAGTGCATACTTAAATGACAATACAAGCAAAGCGGCGGCCTATAAGGATCCATTCAATGCGGAAAACAACGCAGTTTCACCTAGTGCACTAACCATAAAGTGGAACGATGCGGCTACAAATGAGGAAAAACTAGAACGTATCATTACCCAAAAATGGTTGGCAATCTTCCCGGAAGGACAAGAGGCATGGAGTGAATTCCGTCGTACCGGATATCCACGTTTATTTCCAGTAGTTGTCAATAACAGCGGCGGACTGATCGACACAAAAATACAGATACGTCGTTTGCCGTTCCCACAGAACGAATACAATACCAACAAAGCTGAAGTACAAAACGCAATATCACTTTTGGGTGGCCCCGATAATGGCGGCACTCGCCTTTGGTGGGATGTTGCGAAAGGAAATTTCTAA
- the recG gene encoding ATP-dependent DNA helicase RecG: MAELSLITPIEYLKGVGPQKADVLKKELQVFTIGDLLTQYPFRYIDRTEFHKIRKLHPDMMAAQVLGRLVSLQLVGEKRTKRLVGSFKDETGSMELVWFQSIPWLQKSLKVGSAYIIYGKPSEFNGQLSITHPEMDLYNPQVKQAGNMSLQPVYSSTEKLKKFNLDTKGIQRLQQAALETVFRSIGETIPQEIMAKHQLVSHQQALASIHFPSNQKELNQAIKRIKFEELFFIQLKLLNNKQLNTQKFRGQRFNKVGEKFNTFFNERLPFPLTGAQKRVVKEIRIDTNTGAQMNRLVQGDVGSGKTVVALMSMLLAVDNGFQACMMAPTEILATQHYHGLKQLVGDDLVSIKLLTGSTGTKERRLIHQALEEGTLDILIGTHALIEDKVQFKNLGFVVIDEQHRFGVEQRAKLWRKNVIPPHMLVMTATPIPRTLAMTMYGDLDISVIDELPAGRKPIKTVHFFESSRLRMFGFMREEIAKGRQVYLVYPLIKESEKLDLIYLEAGLENLQREFPLPQYKISIVHGKMPVKDKDFEMQRFVKHETQIMVATTVIEVGVNVPNASVMVIENSERFGLSQLHQLRGRVGRGAEQSFCILMSGNKLSKEGRLRLDTMVRTNDGFEIAEVDLELRGPGDISGTQQSGVLDLKMANLATDQALLTECRNTVIAIFKEDPTLQSEKNQLLRSFLARKSDGIAWDKIS, translated from the coding sequence ATGGCTGAATTAAGTTTAATTACCCCAATAGAATACCTCAAAGGTGTAGGTCCCCAAAAGGCAGATGTACTCAAGAAAGAGTTACAGGTATTTACCATTGGGGACCTGTTGACCCAATATCCTTTCCGTTATATCGACCGCACAGAATTCCACAAGATACGGAAGCTGCACCCCGATATGATGGCGGCACAGGTTTTGGGGCGGCTGGTTTCACTACAGCTCGTGGGTGAGAAAAGAACCAAACGCCTCGTCGGCTCATTCAAGGACGAAACCGGCTCCATGGAACTTGTCTGGTTCCAGTCCATTCCCTGGCTCCAAAAGTCCCTGAAAGTAGGTTCGGCTTATATCATTTATGGCAAGCCCAGCGAATTTAATGGGCAGCTCTCTATCACCCATCCTGAAATGGACCTGTACAATCCGCAGGTCAAACAGGCGGGTAACATGAGCTTACAGCCAGTCTATTCCTCCACGGAGAAACTCAAAAAATTCAATTTGGACACCAAAGGCATCCAACGTTTGCAGCAGGCAGCATTAGAGACGGTATTTCGGAGTATCGGTGAAACGATCCCCCAGGAAATAATGGCAAAACACCAACTGGTTTCTCACCAGCAGGCGCTAGCGTCCATTCACTTCCCAAGCAACCAAAAGGAATTGAACCAGGCCATCAAAAGGATCAAATTTGAAGAGCTGTTTTTCATCCAGCTCAAACTGCTCAACAACAAACAACTGAACACGCAGAAATTCAGAGGCCAGCGCTTCAATAAAGTAGGCGAAAAGTTCAACACTTTTTTCAATGAACGACTTCCATTCCCGTTGACGGGTGCACAGAAACGCGTTGTTAAAGAAATCCGTATCGACACCAATACTGGCGCGCAGATGAACCGTCTCGTGCAAGGTGATGTGGGTTCCGGTAAAACGGTCGTTGCCCTGATGAGTATGCTGCTCGCAGTTGACAACGGCTTCCAAGCCTGTATGATGGCACCTACCGAGATCTTGGCCACACAGCATTATCATGGACTCAAACAGCTTGTCGGTGATGATCTCGTCAGCATCAAACTGCTCACAGGGTCAACCGGCACCAAAGAACGTCGGCTGATACATCAGGCGCTTGAAGAGGGAACACTCGACATCCTGATCGGCACCCATGCACTCATTGAGGATAAAGTGCAATTTAAAAATCTTGGTTTTGTTGTCATTGATGAACAGCACCGTTTTGGTGTGGAACAGCGGGCTAAACTCTGGCGCAAAAATGTCATTCCACCGCATATGCTGGTCATGACAGCGACTCCTATTCCAAGGACGCTGGCGATGACCATGTATGGTGACCTTGATATTTCGGTGATCGACGAACTTCCCGCCGGACGTAAACCGATTAAAACCGTGCATTTCTTTGAAAGCTCCCGTCTGCGGATGTTTGGTTTTATGCGCGAGGAAATCGCCAAAGGCAGACAGGTCTATCTGGTCTATCCCCTGATCAAAGAAAGTGAAAAACTGGACTTGATTTATTTAGAAGCAGGGCTGGAGAATTTACAGCGCGAATTTCCCCTTCCGCAATATAAAATCAGTATTGTTCACGGCAAGATGCCCGTAAAAGATAAGGATTTTGAGATGCAGCGTTTTGTGAAGCATGAAACTCAGATCATGGTGGCAACAACCGTAATTGAAGTCGGTGTCAATGTGCCTAATGCCTCTGTCATGGTCATTGAAAACTCCGAACGGTTTGGCCTCTCCCAACTCCATCAATTGCGGGGGCGTGTAGGCCGTGGAGCCGAACAGTCCTTTTGTATCCTGATGTCGGGAAATAAGCTCAGCAAGGAAGGCCGTCTCCGGCTGGACACCATGGTGCGCACCAATGACGGCTTTGAGATCGCCGAAGTTGACTTGGAATTACGCGGCCCCGGTGACATCTCCGGCACACAACAATCTGGCGTCCTTGACCTTAAGATGGCCAATCTAGCGACAGACCAGGCCTTATTGACCGAGTGTAGAAACACCGTGATTGCCATATTCAAAGAAGATCCTACGCTTCAGAGCGAGAAAAATCAGTTACTTCGAAGCTTTTTGGCACGGAAATCAGATGGTATTGCCTGGGACAAAATATCCTGA